The genomic region TTTATACAGGGTTTTCAGAGATTTGATAAGGTGAGTTATAAAGATATCGAATGCTTTATATTTGGTAGAAGAGCATCGGGATATTTTGATCTAAAAAAACTAGATGGTTCAAAAATACATGCTTCTGCTAAATATACAGACTTAACTTTACTTGAAAGGTCAAAAACATTATTAATAGAAAGGAGGATGGCTCTCCTCCCCTACCTAAAAGAAGGGGTCTCCGAGCCATAATTTTAAGATGAAACTTAAGGTAAGAAAAGTTGGAAATAGCTTAACAATTACAATTCCTAAATATTTAGCCAAAACTCTTGATATTAAGCCACAAACTGAAGTTAATGTTCGACTTGAAGAAGATAGGATAGTAATCTCTAAAGAAAAATCAAGATGGGAAGAGCTTTTAGAAGAAGCACGTAAAAAGGCGAAAGAAATGAAAGTAAAAGAAGAAGATGTAGAAAAAGCTATCTATGAGATTCGATACGGTAAATAAAGTGTTCATAATATATTAAATTAATTCTTCTATACTATCTTTTGTTAACATTAAAAATTCAATATGATAAATAGAGTGGTTATTGATACAAATGTTTTAATATCAGGTATCCTTTTTGGGGGCATTCCAGAAAAAGTTCTAAATCATGCCAGAAAAGGAACTTTTACTTCAATTATATCTCTTTATATTCTTTCAGAATTTAAGCGAGTTATGAAACAAAAATTGAATTTAAACTCTGATTTAATTAATAATTTCATTAAAGAAATTATATCTTTTTCTGAAATTATTCCTGTTATTGATTCAAAGAAAATATGGATTCAAGATATCTCTGATAATCCAATTGTTGAAACAGCAGTAAAAGGTAAGGCAAATATAATTGTAACAGGTGATAAACGATTACATAAAGTGAAAGTGCATGGCTTGAAAATTTTATCTCCAAAGGATTTTTTAGGAATGCTTTAGAATTTATTATTTTAACTCTGAGTTAAAATAATAGTGGAAGAAAAAAAACATTATTTCTTTTCTCCGCGGTAGTATGGTAGTCCTAAATTAGCAGGTGCTCCTATTCTATAAATTCAATATTATATTTTGATTAATTATTATATAATGGTATTCATAAAAAATAGAAGTAATTTACCCTCTACCATAATTCTAATTTTGGAAGAGGACTTCTTGCTTGATTAAGTAATATTTATTAAAAATCTTGGCTGTTTCATCATTATACATAAAGACAGCCATTCTGATCTCATAAATATTAAATCATTTAAGGAGGTTGAGAGTGCAAAGAAAAATACTACTTGTTGATGTTGATAAGTGTACCGGGTGCAGAATATGCGAATTAGCTTGTTCCTGGATACATGAAAATGTCTTTAATCCTCTTAAATCCCGTATCTCTGTGATTTCCTTGCGAAGAGATGGGATTGATATTCCTATGGTTTGTCAGCAGTGTGAAACCCCCCTCTGTCAGGATGTATGTCCTACAGCTGCTATCTCCCGTAATGAAGAAACTGGAGCTATGATTGTGGATGAAAATAGATGTATTGGCTGTCGTATGTGTCTTGTGGCA from Actinomycetota bacterium harbors:
- a CDS encoding AbrB/MazE/SpoVT family DNA-binding domain-containing protein, which encodes MKLKVRKVGNSLTITIPKYLAKTLDIKPQTEVNVRLEEDRIVISKEKSRWEELLEEARKKAKEMKVKEEDVEKAIYEIRYGK
- a CDS encoding putative toxin-antitoxin system toxin component, PIN family is translated as MINRVVIDTNVLISGILFGGIPEKVLNHARKGTFTSIISLYILSEFKRVMKQKLNLNSDLINNFIKEIISFSEIIPVIDSKKIWIQDISDNPIVETAVKGKANIIVTGDKRLHKVKVHGLKILSPKDFLGML
- a CDS encoding 4Fe-4S dicluster domain-containing protein, which encodes MQRKILLVDVDKCTGCRICELACSWIHENVFNPLKSRISVISLRRDGIDIPMVCQQCETPLCQDVCPTAAISRNEETGAMIVDENRCIGCRMCLVACPFGGLSFHTEKHVMIKCDLCEGDPACVKYCPVKAIEYIKADKIGLTRKRAGAEKLSKLFSLVSKEMS